Proteins from a single region of Psychrobacter cryohalolentis K5:
- a CDS encoding TetR/AcrR family transcriptional regulator: protein MTQISKAKASSASESVVHRNQHDIRAQNQAVILTAAEEEFVLKSYRGATMQGIADRAGLPKANVHYYFKSKTNLYKVVLRAIIQEWNDGLVTMTVDSDPRTVIEKFVRTKLHQAFANPNRHKLFALEVIGGAPHLHDFMSTAMKDWALDKTQVMKIWHEQGKIAIADPLQLLILIWATTQRYAEFETEIVGLMQKSAYDETDEARAADFLIPFILRGCGLE from the coding sequence ATGACTCAAATTTCTAAAGCAAAAGCTTCATCCGCCTCTGAGAGCGTGGTTCATCGCAATCAGCATGATATTCGTGCCCAAAACCAAGCGGTGATTTTGACTGCCGCTGAAGAAGAGTTTGTGCTGAAAAGCTATCGCGGTGCCACCATGCAAGGTATCGCTGATCGAGCAGGGCTGCCAAAAGCCAATGTGCATTACTATTTTAAAAGTAAGACCAATCTGTACAAAGTAGTTTTGCGTGCCATCATTCAAGAGTGGAATGATGGCTTGGTGACGATGACGGTAGACAGCGATCCAAGAACCGTTATCGAAAAGTTCGTCCGCACCAAATTGCATCAAGCATTTGCAAACCCAAATCGCCATAAGCTATTTGCGTTAGAGGTCATCGGCGGTGCCCCGCATTTACATGATTTTATGTCGACTGCGATGAAAGATTGGGCACTGGATAAGACACAAGTCATGAAGATATGGCATGAGCAAGGCAAAATTGCCATTGCTGACCCTTTACAGCTATTGATTTTGATTTGGGCAACCACGCAGCGCTATGCAGAGTTTGAAACAGAAATCGTCGGCTTAATGCAAAAGAGCGCGTATGATGAGACAGACGAGGCACGCGCTGCTGACTTCTTAATACCTTTTATACTACGAGGTTGCGGACTCGAGTAG
- a CDS encoding uracil-xanthine permease family protein — protein sequence MSEHTQGNPDLLYGLHDRPAPAKAFLGAVQHVLAAFVGVITPSLIIGGALGLGEHIPYLISMALMVSGVSTFIQTRKFGPVGSGLMALQGTSFGFLAAVLAAGFVVKNRGGSPEEILSVIFGVTFLGAFVEIFLSQFITKLKSLMSPIVTGCVIVTIGLSLTKVGLTDLAGGVGAENFGSMENLLLGGGVLISVVLISIVPNKVIRSSAIFIGLMLGLLVAAFMGRIDFSLVSQAPLLTVPVPFKFGFSFDWQAFIPIAFMYIITSIETAGDLTATSMISGEPIKGPLYEKRIKGGVLADGVNSAIAGIFNSFPVTTFSQNNGVIQMTGIASRYVGFYVGGILFFMGLFPILGAIFTQLPKPVVGGVTLLMFATVATAGIRILSTVNFTHRNILIIATSLGLAMGVAFVPDVFAQMPQMFRNIFGSAVTVSGIIAITLDMILPKSFGAEFDTADQHAEDDVKPAREAA from the coding sequence ATGAGTGAGCATACTCAAGGAAATCCCGATTTATTGTACGGACTGCACGACCGTCCTGCGCCTGCAAAAGCATTCTTAGGTGCGGTACAGCATGTACTCGCCGCTTTCGTTGGTGTTATTACGCCCTCATTGATTATTGGCGGTGCTTTGGGTCTAGGTGAGCATATTCCCTACCTGATCAGTATGGCGCTAATGGTATCTGGGGTTTCAACCTTTATTCAAACCCGTAAATTTGGTCCTGTCGGTTCAGGGCTAATGGCTCTGCAAGGCACCAGCTTTGGTTTTTTAGCGGCAGTGTTAGCAGCAGGTTTTGTAGTAAAAAACCGAGGTGGTAGTCCTGAGGAGATTCTCTCTGTAATCTTTGGCGTGACATTCTTAGGCGCCTTTGTCGAGATATTCTTGAGTCAGTTTATTACTAAACTTAAATCCTTGATGAGCCCTATCGTCACCGGCTGTGTCATTGTCACTATTGGTTTGTCCCTAACCAAAGTTGGTCTAACCGATCTAGCAGGCGGTGTTGGCGCAGAGAATTTTGGTAGCATGGAGAATTTGCTACTGGGCGGCGGGGTATTAATCAGTGTCGTGCTTATTAGTATCGTACCTAACAAAGTTATTCGCTCAAGCGCTATTTTTATTGGTCTGATGTTAGGCTTGCTGGTAGCAGCATTTATGGGTCGTATTGACTTCTCATTAGTCTCACAAGCCCCGCTACTGACTGTACCTGTGCCTTTCAAGTTTGGCTTTAGTTTTGATTGGCAAGCGTTTATACCGATTGCTTTTATGTATATCATTACCAGTATCGAGACTGCTGGTGATTTGACCGCAACGTCGATGATCTCAGGTGAGCCTATCAAAGGTCCACTATATGAGAAACGTATCAAAGGTGGGGTACTAGCTGACGGTGTCAACTCTGCCATTGCTGGTATCTTTAACAGCTTCCCAGTCACTACTTTTAGCCAGAATAATGGCGTTATTCAGATGACGGGTATCGCTAGTCGCTATGTGGGCTTCTATGTCGGCGGTATCTTATTTTTTATGGGTTTATTCCCTATCCTAGGTGCTATCTTCACTCAGCTACCAAAACCAGTAGTTGGTGGTGTGACACTGCTAATGTTTGCAACCGTAGCGACTGCTGGTATTCGCATACTTTCAACCGTAAACTTTACCCATCGTAATATCTTAATCATAGCCACCTCTCTAGGTTTGGCGATGGGTGTTGCCTTTGTACCTGATGTATTTGCACAAATGCCGCAGATGTTCCGTAATATCTTTGGTTCAGCAGTGACCGTATCGGGTATTATCGCGATTACGCTTGATATGATTTTACCAAAAAGTTTTGGCGCAGAGTTTGATACGGCTGACCAGCATGCTGAGGATGACGTGAAGCCTGCTCGTGAAGCCGCTTAA